Proteins from a genomic interval of Rosa chinensis cultivar Old Blush chromosome 2, RchiOBHm-V2, whole genome shotgun sequence:
- the LOC112187570 gene encoding ribonuclease 3-like protein 3 has protein sequence MGAEPQETPIHMNEVKQSLLETESTTLTESSLPSLDEVEEIIGYKFENKNLLEEAFTHSSFMCSFSYERLEYIGDAVLNLLFSREHYFLYPDLAPGKLTRLRAANVDTEKLARVALRHGFHRYLRHKKRLLEDQIQEFARAVLDYPLHSNGLIDAPKDLADLVESTIGAVFMDCNSIDIVWEVFKGLLEPIITPETIQIHFNTQLNELCQKNNRSLKYVDSWEKNKAVDCLIDGQFVGRGTYSLRKEVAQNRAAKDALDNRWKWMVLREKDAADEEQEEESPTSQLSEEEFEVNEQA, from the exons ATGGGAGCCGAACCCCAAGAAACTCCTATTCATATGAACGAAGTGAAACAGAGCTTGTTAGAGACCGAATCAACAACCTTGACCGAGTCGTCCCTGCCGAGTCTGGATGAAGTGGAGGAGATCATAGGCTACAAATTCGAGAACAAGAACCTGCTAGAAGAGGCCTTCACGCATTCTTCTTTTATGTGCAGCTTTTCTTACGAGCGTTTGGAGTACATCGGCGACGCCGTGCTGAATCTGTTGTTTAGCCGGGAACATTACTTTTTGTACCCGGATTTGGCTCCCGGAAAGCTGACCCGCCTCAGGGCCGCCAATGTTGACACCGAGAAGCTGGCACGTGTGGCCCTCCGACACGGGTTCCACCGCTACCTACGCCACAAGAAACGTTTGCTTGAAGATCAA ATCCAAGAGTTTGCTCGAGCAGTTCTCGATTATCCATTGCACTCCAATGGTCTTATTGATGCTCCAAAAGATCTTGCAGATCTTGTGGAATCCACAATCGGGGCAGTTTTCATGGACTGCAACTCGATAGACATAGTCTGGGAG GTATTCAAGGGCTTGCTGGAGCCGATAATAACTCCAGAAACAATACAAATACATTTCAACACCCAGCTGAATGAGTTATGTCAAAAGAACAATCGGAGTCTCAAATATGTAGACTCATGGGAGAAAAACAAAGCTGTGGATTGTTTAATTGATGGTCAATTTGTTGGAAGGGGTACCTACAGTCTTCGGAAGGAAGTTGCACAGAACCGAGCAGCAAAAGATGCTTTGGACAACAGGTGGAAGTGGATGGTGTTACGCGAGAAAGACGCTGCTGATGAAGAGCAAGAAGAAGAGAGTCCTACCAGTCAATTATCCGAGGAAGAATTCGAAGTTAATGAACAAGCTTGA
- the LOC112187275 gene encoding uncharacterized protein LOC112187275, with translation MDYELRRAREKLNKEQNERKEMARKRLERERKAKEEARKQREALDAERSRRIFDAEQAQIKVDQEVQESLLVGRGIVFYRVLEAVACQGSGDKIKLPSSCFNELSEGGAFDKGPLYFKLSVVHQESSSDMVDEKEKCRSTHSGVLEFTADEGFVGLPPHVWQNLFPGNTPAIPLIEVRYVWLPKGTYAKLQPLRVGFSDLPNHKAILETSLRQHATLSEDDIFIVNYGDLVYKLQVLELKPSSSVSVLETDIEVDIVGPDAAVENTHDNVLKPLTFGKSEFGMVDEGHYTYYKFSIDNATWENIASGDAKVEVRIEPETNSGDSDIYISKHPLIFPTRHQHEWSSHDIGSKTLILSSKDKSLEAGTYTLGVYGFKGKTKYHVSVNVEDVRNQKVGQKVASSSSSMDVDTVECKNCKRYIPSRSIALHEAYCSRNNVVCRHTGCGVVLRVEEAKNHVHCQKCGQPFHQEEMEKHMKVFHEPLHCPCGIVLEKEEMVQHQASVCPLRLVPCRFCGDMVQAGSSAIDVRDKLRGLSEHESVCGSRTAPCDSCGRSVMLKDMDIHRVAVHQKN, from the exons ATGGATTACGAGCTGAGGAGAGCGAGAGAGAAGCTGAACAAGGAGCAGAACGAGAGGAAAGAGATGGCCAGGAAGAGattggagagggagagaaaggCCAAAGAAGAAGCCAGGAAGCAAAGAGAAGCCCTTGACGCTGAGAGATCCAGACGCATCTTCGATGCCGAACAAGCCCAGATTAAG GTTGATCAAGAAGTGCAGGAAAGTTTACTTGTGGGACGAGGAATTGTGTTTTATCGTGTGTTGGAAGCGGTAGCTTGTCAGGGTAGTGGAGATAAGATCAAGCTGCCATCGTCATGCTTCAATGAATTGTCGGAAGGAGGTGCTTTTGATAAGGGACCATTGTATTTTAAGTTATCGGTAGTTCATCAGGAGAGTTCTTCGGACATGGTTGATGAAAAGGAAAAGTGTCGGAGCACACATTCAGGTGTTTTGGAGTTCACAGCTGATGAAGGTTTTGTTGGGCTTCCTCCTCATGTATGGCAGAATTTATTTCCAGGGAATACACCAGCAATCCCTTTGATAGAAGTTCGCTATGTCTGGCTGCCTAAAGGAACTTACGCCAAACTCCAACCTCTTAGGGTAGGCTTCTCAGACTTGCCTAACCACAAGGCCATCCTCGAAACAAGCCTTCGCCAGCATGCCACCCTTTCTGAAGATGATATATTTATAGTCAACTATGGGGACCTGGTATATAAGTTGCAGGTTCTTGAATTAAAACCCTCTTCAAGTGTATCTGTTCTAGAAACAGATATTGAAGTCGACATAGTTGGTCCTGATGCCGCTGTGGAGAACACTCATGATAATGTCCTAAAACCACTTACATTTGGAAAATCGGAATTTGGAATGGTCGATGAAGGGCACTACACATATTACAAGTTCTCAATAGATAATGCTACTTGGGAGAACATTGCTTCTGGGGATGCCAAAGTTGAGGTCAGGATAGAACCAGAGACAAATTCTGGGGATAGTGATATCTACATATCTAAGCATCCTCTCATATTCCCTACCAGGCACCAGCATGAATGGTCATCCCATGACATTGGTTCGAAGACTTTGATCCTTAGTTCAAAAGATAAGAGCTTGGAGGCAGGAACTTACACTCTTGGTGTTTATGGCTTTAAGGGAAAAACTAAGTACCATGTATCTGTGAATGTTGAAGATGTTAGGAATCAGAAGGTAGGCCAGAAGGTTGCGTCTTCCTCATCGTCAATGGATGTGGATACTGTAGAGTGTAAGAATTGTAAGCGTTATATTCCCAGTCGGAGTATTGCACTTCATGAAGCATATTGTAGCAGAAACAATGTTGTTTGTCGGCATACTGGTTGTGGAGTTGTTCTTAGGGTTGAGGAGGCCAAGAATCATGTGCATTGTCAAAAATGTGGACAGCCTTTTCATCAGGAAGAGATGGAGAAGCACATGAAAGTGTTCCATGAGCCGCTTCACTGCCCCTGTGGTATTGTGCTTGAGAAGGAAGAGATG GTGCAACATCAAGCCTCAGTTTGCCCCCTGCGCCTTGTTCCATGTCGATTCTGTGGGGACATGGTTCAAGCCGGAAGTTCTGCTATTGATGTTCGGGACAAGTTAAGAGGATTGTCTGAGCATGAGAGTGTCTGTGGGTCGAGGACTGCCCCGTGTGATTCATGTGGGCGTTCCGTGATGTTGAAGGACATGGACATCCACCGCGTTGCCGTCCATCAAAAGAACTAA